The following proteins are encoded in a genomic region of Brachypodium distachyon strain Bd21 chromosome 1, Brachypodium_distachyon_v3.0, whole genome shotgun sequence:
- the LOC100837748 gene encoding phosphoglycerate mutase-like protein AT74H: MAAAAMAGCGVPAAPVQHPRSRATTRMRCRCCEDSLGVPRRRRAPGAESQQQMYFPELRPSHPPSPPPRPRRIVLVRHGQSEGNVDESAYGRVPDPLIGLTPKGRSQAEDSGRRLHRLFSGSGESEDESSEQNWKVYFYVSPYRRTLETLRGLGRAFSAPRIAGVREEPRLREQDFGNFQDREKMRVEKETRRRYGRFFYRFPDGESAADVYDRITGFRETLRADIDIGRFQPPTPSPATAPEMNLVLVSHGLTLRVFLMRWYKWTVSQFEGLANLDNGGAVVMQTGEGGRYSLLVHHSVEELREMGLTEEMIEDQVWQSTARPGELNYEFITNGPSFFTHFT, encoded by the exons atggcggcggcggcgatggccggGTGCGGCGTCCCGGCGGCGCCCGTGCAGCATCCCCGTTCGCGCGCGACGACCCGGATGCGGTGCCGCTGCTGCGAGGACTCGCTCggcgtcccgcgccgccgccgcgcgcccggcGCCGAGTCGCAGCAGCAGATGTACTTCCCGGAGCTCCGGCCGTCGCATCcgccatccccgccgccgcgtccgcggCGCATCGTGCTGGTGCGGCACGGGCAGAGCGAGGGGAACGTGGACGAGAGCGCCTACGGTCGCGTCCCCGACCCGCTTATCGGCCTCACCCCCAAAGGCCGCAGCCAGGCCGAggactccggccgccgcctccaccgcctcttctccggctccggcgaatCCGAAGACGAATCCTCGGAGCAGAACTGGAAGGTGTACTTCTACGTTTCCCCCTACCGCCGCACCCTGGAGACCCTCCGCGGGCTCGGCCGCGCCTTCTCCGCCCCCCGCATCGCCGGCGTCCGCGAGGAGCCCCGCCTCCGAGAGCAAGACTTCG GCAACTTCCAGGACAGGGAGAAGATGCGCGTGGAGAAGGAGACCCGCCGCCGGTACGGCCGCTTCTTCTACCGCTTCCCGGACGGCGAGTCGGCCGCCGACGTCTACGACCGGATCACCGGCTTCCGCGAGACGCTCCGCGCCGACATCGACATCGGCCGCTTCCAGCCGCCCAcgccctcgccggcgacggcgccggagaTGAACCTGGTGCTGGTGTCCCACGGGCTGACGCTGCGGGTGTTCCTGATGCGGTGGTACAAGTGGACGGTGAGCCAGTTCGAAGGGCTCGCCAACCTCGACAATGGCGGCGCCGTCGTGATGCAGACCGGGGAAGGCGGGAGGTACAGCTTGCTGGTGCATCACTCCGTCGAGGAGCTCCGGGAGATGGGGCTCACGGAGGAGATGATCGAGGACCAGGTGTGGCAAAGCACGGCGAGGCCTGGCGAGCTTAACTACGagttcatcaccaatggccctTCTTTCTTCACCCATTTCACATGA
- the LOC100837447 gene encoding putative disease resistance RPP13-like protein 3 isoform X2 → MGRSPAAPRYDGDSFKKGPWTPEEDKLLIDYIGAHGSCRWNSIARLAGLNRTGKSCRLRWLNCLQPDIKRVHFTDDEEKLLINLHSSLGNKWSEIGTHMPGRTDNEIKNYWNTHLSKKLPAGIVKASCGAGSSSYIQAHPGPSQLFDFSTSFDVGHGSGSSIQAGPARFLDFSTSSDFGAGSSSFIQGFQADPDLSIFDFSSAGKHTDLLSDVNPHAILEDPPDLDKFYFSPFSGSSSLSIKADPAQPPSSSFSTASGIVLDESACVSSSDISALFDDSVSSSSGAMRPLVGKLSMLLEGSVSISKRVKDGMHLLKDDVEDITSYLDELSRLEDPPPMAKCWMNEVRDLSYDMEDYIDTLLFERPDHLNKNKMKNKKNKLTSHVKIPKRLKCCNCKQTKLKHDFRKYLQDAIERHDRYKLHCCSTLRHRFLSSGRMLPTPYEEAAQIVMDDRTETFINSLVSNDAADQQQLKVASVLGSGCLGKTTLANVLYNRIGMQFDCRAFIRVPKNPDMKRLFHDLFSQLHHKKQPLPANCNELGISDNINNYLQDKRYLIVIDGLWDASVWDIIKYAFPKGNRGSRVITTTRIEDVALTCCCDNSEHVFEMKPLDDEHSRKLFFNRLFGSESSCPKEFKQVSDEIVDMCGGLPLAIINIASHLANQQKAVSMDLLIYIRDSLRSDLRSNSTSERTRQVLNISYNNLPDCLKTCLLYLGMYSEGSILSKDDLVKQWVAEGFTAREWKEQDQDMMERAAGNYFSELIDRRFIQPTYTDYSNKVVSCMVHDMVRDLIAQKSAEQNFIVVVDYNRKNIALSHKVRRLSLHFGEARYAKTPANIRKSQVRSLGFFGLLECMPCIGEFKVLRVLNLQLSGCPGDHDHIDLTGISELLQLRYLKIESDVCIKLPNNMRRLQCLETLDIMGATRLAAVPWDIINLPHLLHLSLPVDTKLLNWIGSMSVTVISQWSLGKLEYLQDLHVTISSANLSCDPESCEGIGMIALRSLLEGHVNLKTVVLAHGSSAKNDSNVFTPWDDMVFPPLVQRFECSPDCSRFSRIPLGVRNLRNLCILRISVRGLDISCLGILRSLPALTALSLCLQMAPTDEIIFDKAGFSVLKYFKLRFMIGIASLKFDADAMPDLWKLKLVFDDIPEIDHQRDTPTISIEHMPGLKEISAKFGGAASDLEYASRNIISNHPRNPTINMQLVAYSSVVDGSTKQKQEPDDIMEEPYDIREQPDEYIQQEI, encoded by the exons ATGGGGAGGTCTCCGGCGGCTCCACGTTACGACGGCGATTCCTTCAAGAAGGGGCCATGGACGCCGGAGGAGGACAAGCTTCTCATCGACTACATCGGGGCTCATGGCTCTTGCAGGTGGAACAGCATCGCGAGGCTCGCCGGTCTTAACCGCACCGGGAAGAGCTGCCGGCTCCGTTGGCTCAACTGCCTACAGCCCGACATCAAGCGCGTCCACTTCACCGACGATGAGGAGAAACTCCTCATCAACCTCCACTCCTCCCTCGGGAACAA GTGGTCGGAGATCGGGACGCATATGCCTGGAAGGACGGACAACGAGATCAAGAACTACTGGAACACGCACCTAAGCAAGAAGCTCCCGGCCGGCATCGTCAAGGCGTCCTGCGGCGCGGGCTCCAGCAGCTATATCCAGGCCCACCCCGGCCCCAGCCAGCTATTCGACTTCTCCACCTCCTTTGATGTCGGCCATGGCTCCGGCAGCTCTATCCAGGCCGGCCCCGCCCGGTTCCTCGACTTCTCCACTTCCTCTGATTTCGGCGCCGGCTCCAGCAGCTTTATCCAGGGATTCCAGGCCGACCCCGACTTGTCAATCTTTGATTTCAGCTCCGCCGGCAAGCATACCGATCTTCTGAGCGATGTCAACCCCCACGCCATCCTCGAGGATCCTCCGGACCTCGACAAATTCTACTTCTCCCCCTTCTCCGGCTCCAGCAGCTTGTCTATCAAGGCCGACCCCGCCCAGCCGCCCAGTTCCTCCTTCTCCACCGCCTCCGGCATTGTCCTTGACGAATCTGCCTGTGTCTCATCATCTGATATCTCAGCGTTGTTTG ATGATTCGGTGAGTTCTTCGTCGGGCGCCATGAGACCACTTGTTGGGAAGCTGAGCATGCTGCTGGAGGGATCTGTCTCCATTTCTAAGAGGGTCAAGGACGGAATGCACCTCCTCAAAGATGATGTTGAAGACATAACTTCCTACCTTGATGAACTGTCACGGTTGGAGGACCCACCCCCGATGGCCAAATGCTGGATGAACGAGGTGCGCGACCTGTCTTATGACATGGAGGATTACATCGACACCTTATTGTTTGAGCGACCTGACCATTTGAACAAAAATAAgatgaagaacaagaagaacaaATTAACCAGTCATGTTAAGATTCCCAAGAGGCTCAAGtgctgcaactgcaagcaGACCAAGTTAAAACATG ATTTCAGGAAATATCTCCAAGACGCGATTGAACGGCACGACAGGTATAAGCTCCATTGTTGCAGCACATTGAGGCATAGATTCTTGTCCTCTGGCCGTATGCTTCCAACACCCTATGAAGAAGCTGCCCAAATAGTAATGGATGACCGGACGGAAACGTTTATTAACTCACTGGTCAGTAACGATGCAGCAGATCAGCAGCAGCTCAAGGTGGCATCCGTTCTTGGATCTGGATGTCTTGGTAAAACTACACTTGCCAATGTGTTGTACAACAGAATTGGGATGCAATTTGATTGCAGAGCTTTCATTCGAGTGCCCAAAAACCCTGATATGAAGAGACTTTTCCACGACTTGTTCTCGCAACTCCACCACAAGAAGCAGCCACTACCTGCCAATTGTAATGAGCTTGGCATCAGTGACAATATCAACAATTATCTGCAAGATAAAAG GTATTTAATTGTTATTGATGGTTTATGGGATGCATCAGTATGGGATATTATTAAATATGCTTTTCCGAAAGGTAACCGTGGAAGCAGAGTAATAACAACTACACGGATTGAAGATGTAGCATTAACATGTTGCTGTGATAACTCAGAGCATGTTTTTGAGATGAAACCTCTCGACGATGAGCACTCAAGAAAGCTTTTCTTTAACAGACTTTTTGGTTCTGAAAGTAGCTGTCCCAAAGAATTCAAACAAGTTTCAGACGAAATTGTTGATATGTGTGGCGGTTTGCCGCTCGCGATAATCAACATAGCTAGTCATTTAGCAAACCAGCAGAAAGCTGTATCAATGGATTTGCTGATATACATACGTGATTCATTGAGGTCCGATCTGCGGTCAAATTCTACTTCAGAAAGAACAAGGCAAGTACTGAACATCAGCTACAATAATCTTCCTGATTGTCTGAAGACATGCTTGCTGTATCTTGGTATGTATTCAGAGGGATCCATACTGAGCAAAGATGATCTGGTGAAGCAATGGGTGGCTGAAGGGTTTACCGCAAGAGAATGGAAAGAGCAAGATCAAGACATGATGGAGAGGGCTGCAGGAAACTATTTCAGTGAACTTATTGATAGAAGATTCATCCAACCTACATATACCGACTACAGCAATAAGGTAGTGTCCTGTATGGTTCATGACATGGTACGTGATCTTATTGCACAGAAGTCTGCAGAACAGAATTTCATTGTGGTAGTAGATTATAATCGAAAGAATATAGCTCTTTCCCATAAGGTCCGTCGACTATCTCTCCACTTTGGTGAGGCAAGATATGCCAAGACACCAGCAAACATCAGAAAGTCACAAGTTCGCTCGCTTGGATTTTTTGGATTATTAGAGTGTATGCCGTGTATTGGAGAGTTCAAGGTTCTCCGTGTTCTAAACCTTCAACTATCCGGTTGTCCTGGCGACCATGACCACATAGACCTCACTGGGATTTCTGAACTGCTTCAGCTGAGATATTTGAAGATTGAAAGTGATGTCTGCATAAAACTACCAAACAATATGCGAAGGCTGCAATGTTTGGAAACACTGGATATTATGGGTGCGACAAGACTCGCTGCTGTTCCATGGGATATTATAAATCTCCCACACTTGTTGCACCTGAGTCTTCCTGTTGACACAAAGCTGCTGAATTGGATTGGCAGCATGAGTGTGACTGTCATCAGTCAGTGGAGCCTTGGCAAGCTGGAGTACCTGCAGGATCTTCATGTTACCATTTCTTCTGCAAATCTTTCCTGTGATCCGGAGAGTTGTGAGGGGATAGGTATGATAGCTCTGCGTTCTTTACTTGAAGGACATGTCAACCTGAAAACTGTAGTACTGGCTCATGGCTCCTCGGCTAAAAATGATTCAAATGTATTCACTCCATGGGATGACATGGTATTTCCACCCCTTGTCCAGAGATTTGAATGCTCGCCAGACTGCAGCAGATTTTCCAGAATTCCTCTGGGTGTTCGAAATCTTCGCAACCTATGCATTTTGAGGATCTCAGTGAGAGGACTGGACATTAGTTGTCTTGGTATTCTGAGAAGTTTGCCTGCCCTCACTGCTCTGTCTCTGTGTCTTCAGATGGCACCGACCGACGAGATCATCTTTGACAAGGCCGGGTTCTCAGTTCTCAAGTACTTCAAGTTGAGGTTCATGATTGGTATAGCTTCGCTAAAATTTGACGCAGATGCAATGCCTGATCTCTGGAAGCTTAAGCTAGTTTTCGATGACATCCCAGAAATTGATCACCAACGTGATACTCCAACAATCAGCATCGAGCATATGCCAGGCCTTAAAGAAATATCTGCAAAATTTGGGGGTGCAGCTTCTGATCTAGAGTATGCCTCGAGGAATATCATCAGTAATCATCCGAGAAATCCTACAATCAACATGCAATTGGTGGCTTATAGTTCCGTTGTTGACGGAAGcacaaaacagaaacaagaaCCAGATGACATTATGGAGGAACCATATGACATAAGGGAGCAACCAGATGAATATATACAACAAGAGATTTGA
- the LOC100837447 gene encoding putative disease resistance RPP13-like protein 3 isoform X1 has translation MGRSPAAPRYDGDSFKKGPWTPEEDKLLIDYIGAHGSCRWNSIARLAGLNRTGKSCRLRWLNCLQPDIKRVHFTDDEEKLLINLHSSLGNKWSEIGTHMPGRTDNEIKNYWNTHLSKKLPAGIVKASCGAGSSSYIQAHPGPSQLFDFSTSFDVGHGSGSSIQAGPARFLDFSTSSDFGAGSSSFIQGFQADPDLSIFDFSSAGKHTDLLSDVNPHAILEDPPDLDKFYFSPFSGSSSLSIKADPAQPPSSSFSTASGIVLDESACVSSSDISALFDDSVSSSSGAMRPLVGKLSMLLEGSVSISKRVKDGMHLLKDDVEDITSYLDELSRLEDPPPMAKCWMNEVRDLSYDMEDYIDTLLFERPDHLNKNKMKNKKNKLTSHVKIPKRLKCCNCKQTKLKHGKTRWVCRNIHHIFINNRLSKRPRNIGAPEMISDFRKYLQDAIERHDRYKLHCCSTLRHRFLSSGRMLPTPYEEAAQIVMDDRTETFINSLVSNDAADQQQLKVASVLGSGCLGKTTLANVLYNRIGMQFDCRAFIRVPKNPDMKRLFHDLFSQLHHKKQPLPANCNELGISDNINNYLQDKRYLIVIDGLWDASVWDIIKYAFPKGNRGSRVITTTRIEDVALTCCCDNSEHVFEMKPLDDEHSRKLFFNRLFGSESSCPKEFKQVSDEIVDMCGGLPLAIINIASHLANQQKAVSMDLLIYIRDSLRSDLRSNSTSERTRQVLNISYNNLPDCLKTCLLYLGMYSEGSILSKDDLVKQWVAEGFTAREWKEQDQDMMERAAGNYFSELIDRRFIQPTYTDYSNKVVSCMVHDMVRDLIAQKSAEQNFIVVVDYNRKNIALSHKVRRLSLHFGEARYAKTPANIRKSQVRSLGFFGLLECMPCIGEFKVLRVLNLQLSGCPGDHDHIDLTGISELLQLRYLKIESDVCIKLPNNMRRLQCLETLDIMGATRLAAVPWDIINLPHLLHLSLPVDTKLLNWIGSMSVTVISQWSLGKLEYLQDLHVTISSANLSCDPESCEGIGMIALRSLLEGHVNLKTVVLAHGSSAKNDSNVFTPWDDMVFPPLVQRFECSPDCSRFSRIPLGVRNLRNLCILRISVRGLDISCLGILRSLPALTALSLCLQMAPTDEIIFDKAGFSVLKYFKLRFMIGIASLKFDADAMPDLWKLKLVFDDIPEIDHQRDTPTISIEHMPGLKEISAKFGGAASDLEYASRNIISNHPRNPTINMQLVAYSSVVDGSTKQKQEPDDIMEEPYDIREQPDEYIQQEI, from the exons ATGGGGAGGTCTCCGGCGGCTCCACGTTACGACGGCGATTCCTTCAAGAAGGGGCCATGGACGCCGGAGGAGGACAAGCTTCTCATCGACTACATCGGGGCTCATGGCTCTTGCAGGTGGAACAGCATCGCGAGGCTCGCCGGTCTTAACCGCACCGGGAAGAGCTGCCGGCTCCGTTGGCTCAACTGCCTACAGCCCGACATCAAGCGCGTCCACTTCACCGACGATGAGGAGAAACTCCTCATCAACCTCCACTCCTCCCTCGGGAACAA GTGGTCGGAGATCGGGACGCATATGCCTGGAAGGACGGACAACGAGATCAAGAACTACTGGAACACGCACCTAAGCAAGAAGCTCCCGGCCGGCATCGTCAAGGCGTCCTGCGGCGCGGGCTCCAGCAGCTATATCCAGGCCCACCCCGGCCCCAGCCAGCTATTCGACTTCTCCACCTCCTTTGATGTCGGCCATGGCTCCGGCAGCTCTATCCAGGCCGGCCCCGCCCGGTTCCTCGACTTCTCCACTTCCTCTGATTTCGGCGCCGGCTCCAGCAGCTTTATCCAGGGATTCCAGGCCGACCCCGACTTGTCAATCTTTGATTTCAGCTCCGCCGGCAAGCATACCGATCTTCTGAGCGATGTCAACCCCCACGCCATCCTCGAGGATCCTCCGGACCTCGACAAATTCTACTTCTCCCCCTTCTCCGGCTCCAGCAGCTTGTCTATCAAGGCCGACCCCGCCCAGCCGCCCAGTTCCTCCTTCTCCACCGCCTCCGGCATTGTCCTTGACGAATCTGCCTGTGTCTCATCATCTGATATCTCAGCGTTGTTTG ATGATTCGGTGAGTTCTTCGTCGGGCGCCATGAGACCACTTGTTGGGAAGCTGAGCATGCTGCTGGAGGGATCTGTCTCCATTTCTAAGAGGGTCAAGGACGGAATGCACCTCCTCAAAGATGATGTTGAAGACATAACTTCCTACCTTGATGAACTGTCACGGTTGGAGGACCCACCCCCGATGGCCAAATGCTGGATGAACGAGGTGCGCGACCTGTCTTATGACATGGAGGATTACATCGACACCTTATTGTTTGAGCGACCTGACCATTTGAACAAAAATAAgatgaagaacaagaagaacaaATTAACCAGTCATGTTAAGATTCCCAAGAGGCTCAAGtgctgcaactgcaagcaGACCAAGTTAAAACATGGTAAAACCAGATGGGTCTGCAGAAACATTCATCACATATTCATTAATAATCGTCTTTCAAAGAGGCCCAGAAATATTGGGGCGCCTGAAATGATATCAGATTTCAGGAAATATCTCCAAGACGCGATTGAACGGCACGACAGGTATAAGCTCCATTGTTGCAGCACATTGAGGCATAGATTCTTGTCCTCTGGCCGTATGCTTCCAACACCCTATGAAGAAGCTGCCCAAATAGTAATGGATGACCGGACGGAAACGTTTATTAACTCACTGGTCAGTAACGATGCAGCAGATCAGCAGCAGCTCAAGGTGGCATCCGTTCTTGGATCTGGATGTCTTGGTAAAACTACACTTGCCAATGTGTTGTACAACAGAATTGGGATGCAATTTGATTGCAGAGCTTTCATTCGAGTGCCCAAAAACCCTGATATGAAGAGACTTTTCCACGACTTGTTCTCGCAACTCCACCACAAGAAGCAGCCACTACCTGCCAATTGTAATGAGCTTGGCATCAGTGACAATATCAACAATTATCTGCAAGATAAAAG GTATTTAATTGTTATTGATGGTTTATGGGATGCATCAGTATGGGATATTATTAAATATGCTTTTCCGAAAGGTAACCGTGGAAGCAGAGTAATAACAACTACACGGATTGAAGATGTAGCATTAACATGTTGCTGTGATAACTCAGAGCATGTTTTTGAGATGAAACCTCTCGACGATGAGCACTCAAGAAAGCTTTTCTTTAACAGACTTTTTGGTTCTGAAAGTAGCTGTCCCAAAGAATTCAAACAAGTTTCAGACGAAATTGTTGATATGTGTGGCGGTTTGCCGCTCGCGATAATCAACATAGCTAGTCATTTAGCAAACCAGCAGAAAGCTGTATCAATGGATTTGCTGATATACATACGTGATTCATTGAGGTCCGATCTGCGGTCAAATTCTACTTCAGAAAGAACAAGGCAAGTACTGAACATCAGCTACAATAATCTTCCTGATTGTCTGAAGACATGCTTGCTGTATCTTGGTATGTATTCAGAGGGATCCATACTGAGCAAAGATGATCTGGTGAAGCAATGGGTGGCTGAAGGGTTTACCGCAAGAGAATGGAAAGAGCAAGATCAAGACATGATGGAGAGGGCTGCAGGAAACTATTTCAGTGAACTTATTGATAGAAGATTCATCCAACCTACATATACCGACTACAGCAATAAGGTAGTGTCCTGTATGGTTCATGACATGGTACGTGATCTTATTGCACAGAAGTCTGCAGAACAGAATTTCATTGTGGTAGTAGATTATAATCGAAAGAATATAGCTCTTTCCCATAAGGTCCGTCGACTATCTCTCCACTTTGGTGAGGCAAGATATGCCAAGACACCAGCAAACATCAGAAAGTCACAAGTTCGCTCGCTTGGATTTTTTGGATTATTAGAGTGTATGCCGTGTATTGGAGAGTTCAAGGTTCTCCGTGTTCTAAACCTTCAACTATCCGGTTGTCCTGGCGACCATGACCACATAGACCTCACTGGGATTTCTGAACTGCTTCAGCTGAGATATTTGAAGATTGAAAGTGATGTCTGCATAAAACTACCAAACAATATGCGAAGGCTGCAATGTTTGGAAACACTGGATATTATGGGTGCGACAAGACTCGCTGCTGTTCCATGGGATATTATAAATCTCCCACACTTGTTGCACCTGAGTCTTCCTGTTGACACAAAGCTGCTGAATTGGATTGGCAGCATGAGTGTGACTGTCATCAGTCAGTGGAGCCTTGGCAAGCTGGAGTACCTGCAGGATCTTCATGTTACCATTTCTTCTGCAAATCTTTCCTGTGATCCGGAGAGTTGTGAGGGGATAGGTATGATAGCTCTGCGTTCTTTACTTGAAGGACATGTCAACCTGAAAACTGTAGTACTGGCTCATGGCTCCTCGGCTAAAAATGATTCAAATGTATTCACTCCATGGGATGACATGGTATTTCCACCCCTTGTCCAGAGATTTGAATGCTCGCCAGACTGCAGCAGATTTTCCAGAATTCCTCTGGGTGTTCGAAATCTTCGCAACCTATGCATTTTGAGGATCTCAGTGAGAGGACTGGACATTAGTTGTCTTGGTATTCTGAGAAGTTTGCCTGCCCTCACTGCTCTGTCTCTGTGTCTTCAGATGGCACCGACCGACGAGATCATCTTTGACAAGGCCGGGTTCTCAGTTCTCAAGTACTTCAAGTTGAGGTTCATGATTGGTATAGCTTCGCTAAAATTTGACGCAGATGCAATGCCTGATCTCTGGAAGCTTAAGCTAGTTTTCGATGACATCCCAGAAATTGATCACCAACGTGATACTCCAACAATCAGCATCGAGCATATGCCAGGCCTTAAAGAAATATCTGCAAAATTTGGGGGTGCAGCTTCTGATCTAGAGTATGCCTCGAGGAATATCATCAGTAATCATCCGAGAAATCCTACAATCAACATGCAATTGGTGGCTTATAGTTCCGTTGTTGACGGAAGcacaaaacagaaacaagaaCCAGATGACATTATGGAGGAACCATATGACATAAGGGAGCAACCAGATGAATATATACAACAAGAGATTTGA